A single genomic interval of Kineosporia corallincola harbors:
- a CDS encoding LacI family DNA-binding transcriptional regulator: protein MASQRAGMPRVTLADVAERAGVSTALVSIVMRDAPGASPQTRERVRQVAGELGYQPDRRARLLRSGRTRLLGVVFSVQHAFHGDLVTGLYAAAEKAGYELALSAITPQRDEQRAVAGLMAERCEALIVMSLDSSAAQLSELAARMPLVVLTRNVRDPDVDVVRNDDRRGLHLAVDHLVELGHRRIAHLDGGRAPGSAERRRGYREAMERHGLEAGARVVAGGVTEADGATAARELLADLPTAVTVFNDRVATGLLGVVRGAGLDVPGDLSVLGFDDDRLARLGYIDLTTVGQDAQALTELAVRRAVDRIEGRPVTHPHLVTPPQLVLRGTTGPVRADPGRMSGWGDA, encoded by the coding sequence ATGGCTTCCCAGCGCGCAGGCATGCCCCGGGTGACCCTGGCCGACGTGGCCGAGCGCGCCGGGGTCAGCACGGCTCTGGTGTCCATCGTGATGCGCGACGCCCCGGGTGCCAGCCCCCAGACCCGCGAGCGCGTGCGGCAGGTCGCCGGTGAGCTCGGCTATCAGCCCGACCGCCGGGCCCGGTTGCTGCGCAGCGGCCGCACCCGGCTGCTGGGCGTGGTGTTCAGCGTGCAGCACGCCTTTCACGGCGACCTGGTCACCGGGCTGTACGCGGCGGCCGAGAAGGCCGGGTACGAGCTGGCTCTCAGCGCCATCACCCCGCAGCGTGACGAGCAGCGTGCCGTGGCCGGGCTGATGGCCGAGCGGTGCGAGGCGCTGATCGTGATGAGCCTGGACTCCTCGGCGGCGCAGCTGTCGGAGCTGGCCGCCCGCATGCCCCTGGTCGTACTCACCCGCAACGTGCGCGACCCGGACGTGGACGTGGTGCGCAACGACGACCGCCGGGGGCTGCACCTGGCCGTCGACCACCTGGTGGAGCTCGGGCACCGGCGGATCGCGCACCTGGACGGCGGGCGGGCGCCGGGCTCGGCGGAGCGGCGCCGGGGCTACCGGGAGGCGATGGAACGGCACGGCCTGGAGGCCGGGGCCCGGGTGGTGGCCGGGGGCGTGACCGAGGCCGATGGGGCCACGGCCGCCCGCGAGCTGCTGGCCGACCTGCCCACCGCCGTCACGGTTTTCAACGACCGCGTGGCCACCGGTCTGCTGGGGGTGGTGCGCGGTGCGGGCCTCGACGTGCCCGGCGACCTGAGCGTGCTGGGGTTCGACGACGACCGGCTGGCCCGGCTCGGCTACATCGACCTGACCACCGTGGGGCAGGACGCGCAGGCCCTGACCGAGCTGGCGGTGCGGCGGGCGGTGGACCGGATCGAGGGCCGCCCGGTGACGCACCCGCACCTGGTCACCCCGCCCCAGCTGGTGCTGCGGGGGACCACCGGGCCGGTCCGGGCCGATCCGGGGCGGATGAGCGGGTGGGGTGACGCCTGA
- a CDS encoding FecCD family ABC transporter permease: MLADLGLGRQRRRGAVWLLGLSVLLVLSVLLGVGVGAVGIAPAAVARIIAHHVLGTPGEVTWSLPQDAIVWQVRLPRVLLGAVVGAGLAVCGTVLQAMVRNLLADPYLLGINSGASSGAAAAILFGFGAAWGENALPFSAFLGALAASLLVFLIARSGGRVTSVRLLLSGVAVGYALSAATSFLIFASDSAEGSRSVMFWLLGSLGLARWGTALSVVVIVVGLTVALLTLWGRRLDALAIGDETAHTLGISPDRFRTQLLLLVSLCIGVLVAASGSIGFVGLVVPHLARRLVGAPHSRAVPVAALLGAIFLIWADALARTVMQPQELPLGIITSLVGAPFLLVLIRRLHVTSA; the protein is encoded by the coding sequence GTGCTCGCCGATCTGGGTCTGGGACGTCAGCGCCGGCGTGGCGCCGTCTGGCTGCTCGGGCTGAGTGTGCTGCTGGTGCTGAGCGTGCTGCTCGGGGTCGGGGTGGGGGCCGTCGGCATCGCCCCCGCGGCGGTCGCGCGCATCATCGCCCACCACGTGCTCGGCACACCCGGCGAGGTCACCTGGAGCCTCCCGCAAGACGCCATCGTCTGGCAGGTCCGCCTGCCCCGCGTGCTGCTCGGCGCCGTGGTCGGGGCCGGTCTCGCGGTCTGCGGAACGGTCCTCCAGGCGATGGTGCGCAACCTGCTGGCCGACCCCTACCTGCTGGGCATCAACTCCGGCGCCTCCAGCGGCGCGGCCGCCGCCATCCTGTTCGGCTTCGGCGCCGCCTGGGGCGAGAACGCCCTGCCGTTCAGCGCCTTCCTCGGCGCCCTGGCCGCGTCGCTGCTGGTGTTCCTGATCGCCCGCAGCGGAGGCCGGGTCACGTCGGTGCGGCTGCTGCTGTCGGGAGTGGCCGTGGGCTACGCCCTCTCGGCCGCCACCAGCTTCCTGATCTTCGCGTCCGACTCGGCCGAGGGCTCCCGCTCGGTCATGTTCTGGCTCCTCGGCTCGCTCGGGCTGGCCCGCTGGGGGACGGCGCTGAGCGTGGTCGTCATCGTCGTCGGCCTCACCGTGGCCCTGCTCACGCTCTGGGGCCGGCGGCTCGACGCCCTGGCCATCGGCGACGAGACCGCCCACACGCTGGGCATCTCGCCGGACCGGTTCCGCACCCAGCTGCTGCTGCTCGTGTCGCTGTGCATCGGGGTGCTGGTCGCGGCCTCAGGCAGCATCGGCTTCGTCGGGCTGGTCGTGCCGCACCTGGCCCGCCGCCTCGTGGGCGCTCCGCACTCCCGGGCCGTGCCGGTCGCCGCCCTGCTCGGCGCGATCTTCCTGATCTGGGCCGACGCCCTGGCCCGCACCGTCATGCAACCCCAGGAACTCCCGCTCGGCATCATCACCTCGCTGGTCGGGGCGCCGTTCCTGCTCGTGCTCATCCGCCGTCTCCACGTCACCAGCGCCTGA
- a CDS encoding ABC transporter substrate-binding protein produces MPPTHVVRGSALAVAALLTLAACGSDSASSASAGGSGDGHYPLTLENCGDDVTFTAEPERVVLLKSASVPYLQDLGVLGSNVIARAGAYPEDYYDAGTLAALGGVPLLTDKTDTGGHLQISQEVVIGQEPDLVIGEAQNLTRDTLTSVGIPLVEEPGLCGDGLADPGFDDVYSQMDFYGKVFDREGEAADAVTELKKRLATVEAKADGSRARTAAVLYPTVGGGVTYAYGSRSMADPQLEAAGFTNVFGDVDERVFEVTLEKLIGLDPDVLILLYSDGDADEVAASITGLPGAEKLAAVKNGDVMPQLFNFTEPPSPLAIDGLERIEERFGQAE; encoded by the coding sequence ATGCCGCCCACCCACGTCGTCCGTGGTTCCGCCCTCGCCGTCGCCGCCCTGCTGACCCTCGCCGCCTGCGGCAGCGACTCCGCCTCCAGCGCCTCCGCGGGCGGTTCCGGCGACGGTCACTACCCGCTCACGCTGGAGAACTGCGGGGACGACGTGACGTTCACCGCCGAGCCGGAACGCGTCGTGCTGCTCAAGAGCGCCTCGGTGCCGTACCTGCAAGACCTGGGCGTGCTCGGCAGCAACGTGATCGCCCGGGCCGGCGCCTATCCCGAGGACTACTACGACGCCGGGACCCTGGCCGCCCTGGGCGGGGTTCCGCTGCTCACCGACAAGACCGACACCGGTGGCCACCTCCAGATCTCCCAGGAGGTCGTGATCGGCCAGGAACCCGACCTGGTGATCGGCGAGGCGCAGAACCTGACCCGGGACACGCTGACATCGGTGGGTATCCCCCTGGTGGAGGAGCCCGGTCTGTGCGGCGACGGCCTGGCCGACCCGGGCTTCGACGACGTGTACTCCCAGATGGATTTCTACGGAAAGGTTTTCGACCGTGAGGGCGAGGCGGCCGACGCCGTCACCGAGCTGAAGAAGCGCCTCGCGACGGTCGAGGCCAAGGCCGACGGGAGCAGGGCCCGCACCGCGGCCGTGCTGTACCCGACCGTCGGCGGGGGTGTCACCTACGCCTACGGCAGCCGCAGCATGGCCGACCCGCAGCTGGAGGCGGCCGGTTTCACCAACGTCTTCGGCGACGTGGACGAGCGGGTGTTCGAGGTGACCCTGGAGAAGCTGATCGGTCTCGACCCGGACGTGCTGATCCTGCTGTACTCCGACGGCGATGCGGACGAGGTGGCGGCGTCGATCACCGGCCTGCCCGGCGCGGAGAAGCTGGCGGCGGTGAAGAACGGTGACGTGATGCCGCAGCTGTTCAACTTCACCGAGCCGCCCAGCCCGCTCGCGATCGACGGCCTGGAGCGCATCGAGGAACGTTTCGGGCAGGCGGAGTGA
- a CDS encoding AMP-binding protein — protein MTAGTEQTGRPIEPLEHRHIEAGSAARLRQVVTALPDEVAVHDEVTTLTYREFALRTAVLRRQVAAAVAGTPTERPVALLYSHGAPAVAGLWAVLTSGRPILVLDPRTPPARLRAFVERVDARLCLSDRANADTAAGLVEQVVVDTSDEKPGTQDDLDALWAAAPSPSDIVAYALTSGSTGRPKVVVHEDRMLVREAWAVAHATHCYDADDVVANALPMAFYAGLMAAVAGILVGTTTAMYDIRGRGIRELPEWIDRNRVTIMQASPAILRNLVNGAPNPALLSRLRQVTFAGEAAYGHDLEALRALLPPTCALRNRFGSSETGYCTDYVVDHTHPPLTGALPVGMPMPDIEIEIVDDAGLPVPAGGTGTVTLTGRNLAMEYLGDEKASQAFTPAAGRTDGARTFRSNDVGTLGPDGALRLLGRRDHSVKIRGYLVEPGDVDAALSALPEVRETITIGADKGDGNGGKRLVSYIVSTADRPSAAVARQYLSGVLPAWMVPESIVFLEALPRTDRGKLDRAALPEPPAVKPGRGAENLTEWEEVVRALWCSVLTLPEIGLDDDFFELGGDSLAAESLMSRMASDLGVPQELAQTTVLVQAPTLKQFAERVTRKADAANQTLIPLRATGSRPPLFLFTGGGGLGVTMVPLVRHLPDDQPVFALQAHGLEAKGLPDWSVQSAARRHIRTLREIQPTGPYFIGGHSFGGVLSLEVAHQLRHAGQEVALLVILDSFPPDGKSHVPLEGSPIQRLRGAIGVATTGLVGTPGDDQYWRFWRQSNFLHMRYKGRPYDGDTLVIVAADSEEKDVRRSWTPYLTGTWRLTHVPGDHMSILRDPFAAKTAGLILEQLEPAQERRPAEPRRPRDGARPRMIRPSKAWPDQY, from the coding sequence ATGACCGCGGGGACCGAGCAGACCGGGCGGCCGATCGAGCCGCTGGAACACCGGCACATCGAGGCCGGCAGTGCGGCCCGGCTGCGGCAGGTGGTCACCGCCCTTCCCGACGAGGTGGCCGTGCACGACGAGGTCACCACGCTGACCTACCGCGAGTTCGCGCTGCGCACGGCCGTCCTGCGCCGCCAGGTGGCCGCCGCCGTGGCCGGCACCCCCACCGAACGGCCTGTGGCACTGCTGTACTCGCACGGTGCGCCCGCCGTCGCCGGGCTGTGGGCCGTGCTCACCTCGGGCCGGCCGATCCTGGTGCTCGACCCCCGCACTCCCCCCGCCCGGCTGCGCGCCTTCGTGGAGCGCGTCGACGCCCGGCTGTGCCTGAGCGACCGGGCCAACGCCGACACCGCGGCCGGCCTGGTGGAGCAGGTCGTCGTCGACACCTCCGACGAGAAGCCCGGTACGCAAGACGATCTGGACGCGCTGTGGGCCGCCGCCCCCTCCCCCTCCGACATCGTCGCCTACGCCCTCACGTCCGGTTCCACCGGGCGTCCCAAGGTGGTCGTGCACGAAGACCGCATGCTGGTGCGCGAGGCCTGGGCCGTGGCCCACGCCACCCACTGTTACGACGCCGACGACGTGGTGGCCAACGCCCTGCCGATGGCGTTCTACGCGGGCCTGATGGCCGCCGTGGCGGGCATTCTGGTGGGCACCACCACGGCGATGTACGACATCCGCGGGCGCGGCATCCGCGAGCTGCCGGAGTGGATCGACCGCAACCGGGTCACCATCATGCAGGCCAGCCCGGCCATCCTGCGCAATCTGGTGAACGGCGCCCCGAACCCGGCACTGCTCAGCCGGTTACGGCAGGTCACGTTCGCCGGCGAGGCCGCCTACGGTCACGACCTGGAGGCACTGCGCGCGCTGCTGCCGCCGACCTGCGCCCTGCGCAACCGGTTCGGCTCGTCGGAGACCGGTTACTGCACCGACTACGTGGTCGACCACACCCATCCACCGCTGACCGGGGCGCTCCCCGTGGGCATGCCGATGCCCGACATCGAGATCGAAATTGTGGACGACGCGGGCCTTCCGGTCCCGGCCGGCGGCACCGGGACCGTCACGCTGACCGGGCGCAACCTGGCCATGGAGTACCTCGGCGACGAAAAGGCCTCGCAGGCCTTCACTCCCGCCGCCGGGCGCACCGACGGCGCGCGCACGTTCCGCAGCAACGACGTGGGCACGCTCGGCCCGGACGGGGCGCTGCGCCTGCTCGGGCGGCGCGACCACAGCGTGAAGATCCGCGGCTACCTGGTCGAGCCGGGCGACGTGGACGCGGCCCTGTCCGCCCTGCCCGAGGTGCGCGAGACGATCACGATCGGGGCCGACAAGGGCGACGGGAACGGCGGCAAGCGCCTGGTCTCGTACATCGTGTCCACGGCCGACCGGCCCAGCGCCGCGGTGGCCCGGCAGTACCTGTCCGGCGTCCTGCCGGCCTGGATGGTGCCCGAGAGCATCGTCTTCCTGGAGGCGCTGCCGCGCACCGACCGGGGCAAGCTCGACCGGGCCGCGCTGCCGGAGCCGCCCGCGGTGAAACCGGGCCGGGGCGCGGAGAACCTGACCGAGTGGGAAGAGGTGGTGCGGGCCCTGTGGTGCAGCGTGCTCACGCTGCCCGAGATCGGCCTGGACGACGACTTCTTCGAGCTCGGCGGCGACTCGCTGGCCGCCGAGAGCCTGATGAGCCGGATGGCCTCCGACCTCGGCGTGCCGCAGGAGCTGGCGCAGACCACGGTGCTGGTGCAGGCGCCCACCCTGAAGCAGTTCGCCGAGCGGGTCACCCGCAAGGCCGACGCCGCCAACCAGACGTTGATCCCTTTGCGCGCCACCGGTTCCCGGCCCCCGTTGTTCCTGTTCACCGGTGGCGGCGGGCTCGGCGTGACGATGGTGCCGCTGGTGCGTCACCTGCCCGACGACCAGCCGGTGTTCGCCCTCCAGGCGCACGGCCTGGAGGCGAAGGGACTGCCGGACTGGAGCGTGCAGTCCGCGGCCCGGCGGCACATCCGCACACTGCGCGAGATCCAGCCGACCGGGCCCTATTTCATCGGCGGGCACTCCTTCGGCGGGGTGCTCTCGCTGGAGGTGGCCCACCAGCTGCGCCACGCCGGGCAGGAGGTGGCCCTCCTGGTCATCCTCGACTCCTTCCCGCCGGACGGCAAATCCCATGTGCCGCTGGAGGGTTCGCCCATCCAGCGGCTGCGCGGCGCGATCGGCGTGGCCACCACCGGCCTGGTCGGCACACCCGGCGACGACCAGTACTGGCGGTTCTGGCGGCAGAGCAACTTCCTGCACATGCGCTACAAGGGCCGGCCCTACGACGGCGACACCCTGGTGATCGTGGCCGCCGACAGCGAGGAGAAGGACGTGCGCCGCTCCTGGACGCCCTACCTCACCGGGACCTGGCGGCTCACCCACGTACCGGGCGACCACATGTCCATCCTGCGTGACCCGTTCGCCGCCAAGACCGCCGGGCTCATCCTGGAGCAGCTGGAACCGGCCCAGGAGCGCCGCCCCGCCGAGCCGCGCCGTCCCCGGGACGGCGCCCGGCCCCGGATGATCCGGCCCAGCAAGGCCTGGCCCGACCAGTACTGA
- a CDS encoding ABC transporter ATP-binding protein, producing the protein MIQGENLGFAYGRTPVLDGVGVTAPTGRVLGLIGPNGSGKTTLLRLLYGSLKPSSGTVTVDGSPLQRLSPRETARRLAVVVQENGGESTLTVAEMVLLGRGPHIGTFARTSTADEEIAWESLRRVGAVHLGPRAFAGLSGGEKQRVLIARALAQGAGHVLLDEPTNHLDIRYQHEILALVRELGTTAIIVLHDLNLAARYCDDLVLLEKGRVVGSGPASNLIEDDELLGRVYGIGVRRIEHGGQAHLLFQPYG; encoded by the coding sequence GTGATCCAGGGCGAGAACCTGGGCTTCGCCTACGGCAGGACGCCGGTGCTGGACGGCGTCGGCGTGACCGCCCCGACCGGCCGGGTGCTCGGCCTGATCGGCCCCAACGGCAGCGGCAAGACCACCCTGCTGCGCCTGCTCTACGGTTCGCTGAAGCCGTCTTCCGGCACGGTGACCGTGGACGGCTCTCCTCTGCAACGGCTTTCGCCGCGCGAGACAGCCCGTCGGCTGGCCGTGGTGGTGCAGGAGAACGGCGGCGAGAGCACCCTGACCGTGGCCGAGATGGTGCTGCTGGGCCGAGGCCCGCACATCGGTACCTTCGCCCGCACCAGCACCGCCGACGAGGAGATCGCCTGGGAGTCGCTGCGCCGGGTCGGGGCCGTGCACCTCGGGCCGCGCGCCTTCGCCGGGCTGTCGGGCGGTGAGAAGCAGCGGGTCCTGATCGCCCGGGCCCTGGCCCAGGGGGCCGGCCACGTGCTGCTCGACGAGCCGACCAACCACCTCGACATTCGCTACCAGCACGAGATCCTGGCTCTGGTGCGGGAACTCGGCACCACCGCGATCATCGTGCTGCACGACCTCAACCTGGCCGCGCGTTACTGCGACGACCTGGTGCTGCTGGAGAAGGGTCGCGTGGTCGGCTCCGGTCCGGCCTCGAACCTGATCGAGGACGACGAACTGCTCGGCCGCGTCTACGGTATCGGCGTGCGCCGGATCGAGCACGGCGGACAGGCGCACCTGCTGTTCCAGCCGTACGGCTGA